One region of Solea senegalensis isolate Sse05_10M linkage group LG14, IFAPA_SoseM_1, whole genome shotgun sequence genomic DNA includes:
- the oma1 gene encoding metalloendopeptidase OMA1, mitochondrial isoform X2, giving the protein MVVFAVSLFRCSRFGSLSSHLTRTAFFSKQAVFPPKTTNTVSPHISCQKATTSLLFRKPVLFFKNGPTPCLQISPKLQQSGHFHTSASLKALPAPFIWLVLKPLQKLMAIILGRSIRKWWVALPNNRRQLMREWAWLRRWHLTAGAVVAMVIVALLLLTYLDETPLTGRTRLLVFSRENFMELAALTSEAYLEEFADLLLLVSDPRHKVVERVVEHLAQRNKDIPEVSDVTWSVHVVQSPDVNAFVLPNGKVFMFTGMLDAVADVHQLTIVLGHEMAHALLGHSAEQASLSHAVDLLSLILLTAVWAVCPHDSSALLAHWVQDKLIQLIFSRPYSRKLEAEADKIGLQLAAKACADVRAGPVFWQQMEIRDQLTGQPSLPEWLSTHPSHRNRFTQMDILIPEQSPAPCTAA; this is encoded by the exons ATGGTTGTATTCGCTGTCAGTCTGTTCAGGTGCAGCCGCTTCGGCTCGCTCTCTTCACACCTGACACGAACCGCCTTCTTCAGTAAACAAGCTGTTTTTCCTCCGAAGACGACGAACACTGTCTCGCCTCACATCAGCTGTCAAAAGGCAACGACATCTCTCCTCTTTAGAAAACCTGtattattctttaaaaatggACCGACTCCGTGTTTGCAGATTAGTCCCAAACTTCAGCAGTCTGGACACTTCCACACCTCAGCCTCCCTGAAGGCTCTGCCCGCTCCTTTCATATGGCTGGTGCTGAAACCTCTCCAGAAGCTCATGGCTATTATACTGGGCAG GAGTATAAGAAAGTGGTGGGTGGCTCTACCAAACAACCGACGACAGCTCATGCGAGAATGGGCTTGGCTGCGCCGCTGGCATCTGACAGCAGGGGCAGTTGTTGCTATGGTGATTGTAGCTCTCCTTCTCCTGACCTACCTGGATGAGACTCCTTTGACGGGACGGACCCGCCTCCTGGTGTTCAGCAGAGAAAATTTCATGGAGCTGGCTGCCTTGACTTCAGAAGCT TACCTGGAGGAGTTTGCAGACCTGCTGCTTCTGGTCAGTGACCCCCGTCACAAGGTAGTTGAGCGGGTGGTGGAGCATCTGGCACAAAGGAACAAGGACATCCCTGAAGTGTCCGATGTCACCTGGAGTGTCCATGTGGTGCAAAGTCCAGACGTCAACGCCTTTGTCCTACCG AATGGGAAAGTGTTTATGTTTACGGGGATGCTGGACGCTGTGGCAGATGTTCACCAGCTCACTATTGTTCTGGGACATGAGATGGCTCATGCATTATTGGGACACTCG GCAGAACAGGCCAGTCTGTCTCACGCCGTGGACCTCCTGTCCCTTATTCTGCTGACAGCCGTCTGGGCCGTGTGTCCACATGACAGCTCGGCACTGCTGGCACACTGGGTACAGGACAAGCTTATACAG TTGATCTTCAGTCGTCCCTACAGTCGGAAACTAGAGGCTGAGGCTGATAAAATTGGACTGCAGCTGGCTGCTAAG GCGTGTGCAGATGTGCGAGCTGGACCTGTTTTCTGGCAGCAAATGGAAATCAGAGACCAGCTGACAGGGCAGCCGTCTCTCCCTGAGTGGCTGTCCACACACCCGTCGCACAGGAACAGATTCACTCAGATGGACATCCTTATACCAGAG CAATCACCCGCTCCCTGCACAGCTGCCTAA
- the oma1 gene encoding metalloendopeptidase OMA1, mitochondrial isoform X1 produces MVVFAVSLFRCSRFGSLSSHLTRTAFFSKQAVFPPKTTNTVSPHISCQKATTSLLFRKPVLFFKNGPTPCLQISPKLQQSGHFHTSASLKALPAPFIWLVLKPLQKLMAIILGRSIRKWWVALPNNRRQLMREWAWLRRWHLTAGAVVAMVIVALLLLTYLDETPLTGRTRLLVFSRENFMELAALTSEAYLEEFADLLLLVSDPRHKVVERVVEHLAQRNKDIPEVSDVTWSVHVVQSPDVNAFVLPNGKVFMFTGMLDAVADVHQLTIVLGHEMAHALLGHSAEQASLSHAVDLLSLILLTAVWAVCPHDSSALLAHWVQDKLIQLIFSRPYSRKLEAEADKIGLQLAAKACADVRAGPVFWQQMEIRDQLTGQPSLPEWLSTHPSHRNRFTQMDILIPEALKLREGCICPDLPASDPRKVFSKSVQMLLEKTKDQSRGGSEGASKPHLPHSAVLHTALPAALLPQTTRLPSSNLDQGNKGPVPVVASEMSVVAPVRAPTVGDGPQDMVTS; encoded by the exons ATGGTTGTATTCGCTGTCAGTCTGTTCAGGTGCAGCCGCTTCGGCTCGCTCTCTTCACACCTGACACGAACCGCCTTCTTCAGTAAACAAGCTGTTTTTCCTCCGAAGACGACGAACACTGTCTCGCCTCACATCAGCTGTCAAAAGGCAACGACATCTCTCCTCTTTAGAAAACCTGtattattctttaaaaatggACCGACTCCGTGTTTGCAGATTAGTCCCAAACTTCAGCAGTCTGGACACTTCCACACCTCAGCCTCCCTGAAGGCTCTGCCCGCTCCTTTCATATGGCTGGTGCTGAAACCTCTCCAGAAGCTCATGGCTATTATACTGGGCAG GAGTATAAGAAAGTGGTGGGTGGCTCTACCAAACAACCGACGACAGCTCATGCGAGAATGGGCTTGGCTGCGCCGCTGGCATCTGACAGCAGGGGCAGTTGTTGCTATGGTGATTGTAGCTCTCCTTCTCCTGACCTACCTGGATGAGACTCCTTTGACGGGACGGACCCGCCTCCTGGTGTTCAGCAGAGAAAATTTCATGGAGCTGGCTGCCTTGACTTCAGAAGCT TACCTGGAGGAGTTTGCAGACCTGCTGCTTCTGGTCAGTGACCCCCGTCACAAGGTAGTTGAGCGGGTGGTGGAGCATCTGGCACAAAGGAACAAGGACATCCCTGAAGTGTCCGATGTCACCTGGAGTGTCCATGTGGTGCAAAGTCCAGACGTCAACGCCTTTGTCCTACCG AATGGGAAAGTGTTTATGTTTACGGGGATGCTGGACGCTGTGGCAGATGTTCACCAGCTCACTATTGTTCTGGGACATGAGATGGCTCATGCATTATTGGGACACTCG GCAGAACAGGCCAGTCTGTCTCACGCCGTGGACCTCCTGTCCCTTATTCTGCTGACAGCCGTCTGGGCCGTGTGTCCACATGACAGCTCGGCACTGCTGGCACACTGGGTACAGGACAAGCTTATACAG TTGATCTTCAGTCGTCCCTACAGTCGGAAACTAGAGGCTGAGGCTGATAAAATTGGACTGCAGCTGGCTGCTAAG GCGTGTGCAGATGTGCGAGCTGGACCTGTTTTCTGGCAGCAAATGGAAATCAGAGACCAGCTGACAGGGCAGCCGTCTCTCCCTGAGTGGCTGTCCACACACCCGTCGCACAGGAACAGATTCACTCAGATGGACATCCTTATACCAGAG GCTCTGAAGTTGAGGGAAGGTTGCATCTGCCCAGATTTACCTGCGTCTGACCCTCGAAAAGTCTTCTCCAAGAGTGTCCAGATGTTGCTGGAAAAAACTAAGGATCAAAGCAGGGGAGGGTCAGAGGGTGCAAGCAAGCCCCACCTGCCCCACAGCGCTGTCTTACACACTGCTCTGCCTGCAGCTCTGCTTCCCCAAACGACACGTCTTCCCTCCTCAAATCTTGATCAAGGAAACAAAGGTCCAGTCCCAGTTGTTGCTTCAGAGATGAGTGTAGTCGCACCTGTCCGTGCTCCCACTGTGGGTGACGGACCACAAGACATGGTCACCAGCTGA